The Corynebacterium halotolerans YIM 70093 = DSM 44683 region TGTCACCGGGGATGCCCGGGATGGAATCCACGCCCATGAGCACCACGATGTCGGAACGGTGCACGGTGCGCGGCACGATCTCCTTCTGGTACAGCATGTCGTGGCGGATCCCCCGCTCACCCAGCACCTTGAGCACGTTCGGATCGATGCCACCGACGGGGTTGAGCCCCACGGAACGGAAGACGACGGACTCACCCGCCAGCCAGAGGGTGATGGCGGCGGCCAGCTGGGAACGGCCGGCGTTGCGCTCGTCGACGTAGAGGATCTCCTGGCGACGCAGGTGCCTGAGGTCACGCTCGGCCGCCAACGCACACAGGCGCTCACTGGCCTCGCGCTCGACGAACACGGGCATGTAGGTCTGCATGCGGGAGGATTCGTTGCGCTCCGCGATGGTCTTGTCCAGCACACCGTCGATGGTCTGGGCGTCGAAGGCCTGCCCGTAGCGGCGATGCAGATCCTCACGGACAATGACGAAACGGTCGTCGTTCATGACGTTCACGCCTTTCTGTGCACGGGGGACACGGAAACCGCCTCCTGCGGAGACCCTTGATTCCCCTGTTGTTAACCTGCAGTTCACTTTACCCGATCGGAAAGGTGAGTCAACTCAATTTTCTCCCGAGATGTCATTTACCTCACTCATCCTAGCCCCGCGCCCGCCCCCGAGGTCGCCCGGAAAACCGCGACGGCCCCGTCCACCTCCTGATGGACGGGGCCGTCGAACGGGACAGCGGGCGCGAGCCGATTCAGGCGAGCGCCTCGACCAGCCTGTTGTCGAACATCGACAGCGCCGACGCGATCGCCATGTGCATGTCCAGGTACTGGTAGGTACCCAGGCGGCCGCCGAAGTGGACCTTGTTGTTCTCGGTCTCGGCCGCGGCCAGCTCCCGGTACGCCAGCAGCATCTCGCGGTCCTCGGGGGTGTTGATCGGGTAATACGGCTCGTCACCCTCCCCGGCGAAGCGCGAGTACTCCTTCATGATCACGGTCCTGTCGCTGGGGTAGCGGTCGTTGCGCTCGGGGTGGAAGTGCCGGAACTCGTGGATGCGGGTGTAGGGAACGTCGGCGTCGTTGTAGTTCATCACCGGGGTGCCCTGGAAGTCGCCGGTCTCGAGCACCTCGGTCTCGAAGTCGAGGGTGCGCCAGCCGAGCTCGCCCTCCGAGTAGTCGAAGTAGCGGTCGAGCGGCCCGGTGTAGACCACCGGCGCGTCCGGCGAGGCCGCCCGGACGTCGTCACGCACCTCGAACCAGTCGGTGTCGAGGCGGACGTCGATGAGTTCGTGGTCGGCCATGCGCTCGAGCCAGGCGGCGTAGCCGTCGACCGGCAGGCCCTCATAGGTGTCGTTGAAGTAGCGGTTGTTGAAGGTGTAGCGCACGGGCAGGCGCGTGATGTTGCCGGCAGGCAGGTTCCTCGGGTCGGTCTGCCACTGCTTGGCGGTGTAGTCGCGGATGAACGCCTCGTACAGCGGGCGGCCGATCAGCGAGATCGCCTTCTCCTCGAGATTGGTGGCGTCGGCCGGGTTCAGCCCGTCGGTCTGCTCGCGGATGAGTTCGCGCGCCTCGTCCGGGGAGTAGTAGCGGCCGAAGAACTGGTTGATCAGGCCGAGTCCCATGGGGAACTGGTAGGCGGTGCCGTCGTGCATGGCGAAGACGCGGTGCTGGTATCCGGTGAAGTCCGTGAACTGGTTGACGTAGTCCCAGACCCGCTTATTCGAGGTGTGGAAGAGATGGGCGCCGTACTTGTGGATCTCGATCCCGGTCTCCGGCTCCGCCTCCGAGTAGGCGTTGCCACCGAGGTGGCTGCGCCGTTCGACGATCAGCACCCGCTTGCCCAGCTGGCTGGCGGCACGTTCGGCGACAGTCAGGCCGAACAGGCCGGAACCGACGACGATGAGGTCATGGGTCTTCTCTTCCGTCATGGATTCGACCCTAACCGACGCCGTGGTGACCAGCACCGCAACACTCCGCCGACGGGGCGTGACGGGGACGACGTCCCACTGACCGGGTAATTCCCTTTCCGCCACAGATGAATCTTTCGTTAACACAAGTACCATCTATCCCACCGATGTACTATCGTGACCATCTGTTTCCACTAGTCACTTCCGTAACGCCAATTCCAGGGAGCATTAAACGTGCAGCAACGACGCCGACTTGCCGCGACTAAGCCGGCATGGTTCAGCCCGACGCTGGCAGTGATCCTGTCCACCGCCCTGGTGGTCGCCGCTGCGTTCGGCGGTAACCGCATCCTCAACACCCAGGGGGCCGGAAGCGGCCCGGTCGAGGCCTCCGAGGCCACCGTCTCCCTCGCCTCCGGTGAGAACGTCGTCGTCGACGACGCCGCCATCTCCGCCCAGTCCGGTGAGGGTGGCGAGCGCACCGTCAAGGAGTTCACCCGCGACGAGCAGTTCTCCATGTTCGCCCTGACCTGGTACGGCCATCAGGACATCGCGGCCTTCGTCCGCGCCGAGAACGCCGACGGCACGTGGGGGCCGTGGTACGCCGCCGACCCGTTGGCCGAGACCGGTCCCGACGGCAAGACCGGCACCGATCTGATCTACCTCGAGCCCACCAATAAGGTCCAGGTCTCCCTCACCGGCGTCGACCTCTTCAGCGACGAGACCGCCCCCGATGTCCAGCTGGAGGAGCAGCCCGTCAAACAGGCACCGGCCGAGCAGGCCCCCGCCCCGGCGGAAGCGGCGCCGACTGAGCAGGCTCCGGTCGAGGCACCCGTCGAACAGGCACCGGCCCAGGAAGCTCCGGCCCAGGAAGCTCCGGCCCAGGCTCCCGAGGCCGGGACCGCACCCGAGGAGGCCCCGGCCCCCTCGAACGGCACCGCCCCGCTGCCGTCCAACTACGGTGCCATCCGCCCGGTGGCCGACGTCATCGACGCCTCCGAGATCGAGGCCGTGTTCATCGACGGCAACGCCGCGGACGGCGGTATCGCCCTCGCGTCCGAGTCCACGACCTACGGCATGCCGGACGTGGTCACCCGTGCCGGCTGGGGCGCCAATGAGTCCCTCCGCTGCGACTCCCCGACCATCGACAACCAGGTCTCCGCCGTGACCATCCACCACACCGCCGGCTCCAACAACTACTCGCAGGTCGAGGCCGCCAGTGTCGTGCGCGGCATCTACCGCTACCACGCCTCGACCCTCGGCTGGTGCGACGTGGGCTACAACGCGCTCGTCGACAAGTACGGCACCATCTACGAGGGCCGCGCCGGTGGCCTGGACAAGGCCGTGCAGGGCGCCCACGTCGGAGGCTTCAACCAGAACACCTGGGGCGTGTCCATGATCGGCAACTACGACATCACGCAGCCCTCCCCGGAGATGATCCGCTCCGTCGGTGAGCTCGCCGGCTGGAAGGCCGCCATCTCCGGTTTCCATCCGAAGGGCACGGACCAGCACTACGCCGAGTTCAGCTTCGGCGGCTCCAAGTACGCCGCGGGTGGAGGCGGCACGTTCCCGAACATCAACGCGCACCGCGATTTCCACTACAACACGTGCCCGGGCCAGTACGGCTACGCCCAGATGGACAACATCCGCGACATCGCCGCGGACAAGTACCAGGAGATCGAGAGCGGCACCGGCGGTTCCTCGCCGAGCTCCTCCGCACCGGACGGCAGCACCACGCAGTCGTCGACCAGCTCCGCCTCCCCGGAGCCGACGGACACCGGGACGAATGAGCCCGCGCCGGAGCCGGGGCCCGCCCCGGGCACCCCGACCGCGCTGCTGAGCAGCATCGTCAACGGGGACGAGTCGGTCCTGACCACCCTCGTCGGTTCGCTGGCCGCCCTCGCGATCACGGCGGCCTTGTCCGACGGCGAGCTCACGGGCGGCAGCTCCCAGGTGGGCGACGTCGAGCTCATCGAGGGCCTGACCATCTCGGATCTGACCCCCATCATCAGCACGGTCATCTCCCTGTCCGGCGACAGTGAGATCGAGCAGGCCTGGAACCGCATCAACGCGAGCGCCGGCCCCGTCCTCGGCAGCCCGCGCGGCGGCATCGCCACCACCGGCTACCTGGGTGGTGACGCCCCCGTCGACTACGCGTTGTTCGACCGCGGCATCATCCTCGACTCCGAGGAGACCGGTACCAACGCCCTGTGGGGTGCGATCGCCGACGCCTGGGCCGGCCAGGGCTTCGACCTGGGCCCGCTGGGGCTGCCGCTGAACGAGGAGTACGCCGCCGGCGACCTCGTGCGCGTGGACTTCCAGGGTGGCTACGTCACCTACGACCCGGCCACCAACCAGGTCGACATCCAGCTGAACTAGGTGTGCCGGACCAGCCGCCGCCGCCCGACCACCGGGCCGCGGCGGCTTCGGTGTGCCTACAGGTGAGAGAGTGCGCAGCCGCGCACTCCTGTATGTCGACGGGGCCAGCGGGATCATTGCGGCGTTTCCCATGCGGTCAAGTTGCTCGATGGGAGCCGCTGAACCACGGACTGCATGGCGCAGGTCGCAGAGGACCGCCCGTTCGGGTTCCTGGCCGGAAGGTCCTCACCTGGAGAGGAACCGTCTCAGGCGGCGCCGGACCCCGACGGGGACAATCACTGACCACGTCATCGAGGGCACGGTGAGCAGGCCACGGATCTGAACGTCCGCACTCACCCCTCCCCTACTCCCCGTCCTCCCAGCCGTAGGAACGCTCGACCGCCCGATTCCACCCCGCGATCAGTCCGGACCGCTCCCCCACCGTCATCTCCGGCGACCAGGAGCGGTCCACCTCGGGCAGGGACGCGACATCGTCCAGCGAGGGCCAGTAGTCCGCCCCGAGCCCGGCGGCGAAGGCCGCGCCCAGCGCGGTGGTCTCGATATTGCGGGGACGGACCACCTCGGCGTCGAGAAGATCGGCCTGCATCTGCATGAGCAGCTCATTGGACACCATGCCACCGTCGACCCGCAGTCGCGTCAGCTCCACCCCGGAGTCGGCGACCATCGCCTCGACCACCTCGCGGCTCTGGTAGCAGGTGGCCTCGAGGGCGGCGCGGGCGAGGTGGCGGCGGTCGGTGAAGCGGGTCAGGCCGACGATGACCCCGCGGGCGTCGGCCCGCCAGCGCGGCGCGAACAGCCCGGAGAAGGCCGGCACGATGTAGACGCCGGCGGTGTCGGGCACCTCCGCGGCGAGCTTCTCGACGCCCGCCGCATCCGGGATGATGCCGAGCTGGTCGCGCAGCCACTGGATGAGCGAACCACCGACGGCGACCGAGCCCTCCAGTGCATAGACCGGCTCCTGTCCTTCGATCTCGTAGAGTACGGTGCTGAGCAGCCCGTGCGTGC contains the following coding sequences:
- a CDS encoding low molecular weight phosphatase family protein, which gives rise to MNDDRFVIVREDLHRRYGQAFDAQTIDGVLDKTIAERNESSRMQTYMPVFVEREASERLCALAAERDLRHLRRQEILYVDERNAGRSQLAAAITLWLAGESVVFRSVGLNPVGGIDPNVLKVLGERGIRHDMLYQKEIVPRTVHRSDIVVLMGVDSIPGIPGDRYIHWDIDDPAGQPIEKVREIADQVEAHVRPLLEELGVTVAHAA
- the glf gene encoding UDP-galactopyranose mutase — encoded protein: MTEEKTHDLIVVGSGLFGLTVAERAASQLGKRVLIVERRSHLGGNAYSEAEPETGIEIHKYGAHLFHTSNKRVWDYVNQFTDFTGYQHRVFAMHDGTAYQFPMGLGLINQFFGRYYSPDEARELIREQTDGLNPADATNLEEKAISLIGRPLYEAFIRDYTAKQWQTDPRNLPAGNITRLPVRYTFNNRYFNDTYEGLPVDGYAAWLERMADHELIDVRLDTDWFEVRDDVRAASPDAPVVYTGPLDRYFDYSEGELGWRTLDFETEVLETGDFQGTPVMNYNDADVPYTRIHEFRHFHPERNDRYPSDRTVIMKEYSRFAGEGDEPYYPINTPEDREMLLAYRELAAAETENNKVHFGGRLGTYQYLDMHMAIASALSMFDNRLVEALA
- a CDS encoding N-acetylmuramoyl-L-alanine amidase; this translates as MQQRRRLAATKPAWFSPTLAVILSTALVVAAAFGGNRILNTQGAGSGPVEASEATVSLASGENVVVDDAAISAQSGEGGERTVKEFTRDEQFSMFALTWYGHQDIAAFVRAENADGTWGPWYAADPLAETGPDGKTGTDLIYLEPTNKVQVSLTGVDLFSDETAPDVQLEEQPVKQAPAEQAPAPAEAAPTEQAPVEAPVEQAPAQEAPAQEAPAQAPEAGTAPEEAPAPSNGTAPLPSNYGAIRPVADVIDASEIEAVFIDGNAADGGIALASESTTYGMPDVVTRAGWGANESLRCDSPTIDNQVSAVTIHHTAGSNNYSQVEAASVVRGIYRYHASTLGWCDVGYNALVDKYGTIYEGRAGGLDKAVQGAHVGGFNQNTWGVSMIGNYDITQPSPEMIRSVGELAGWKAAISGFHPKGTDQHYAEFSFGGSKYAAGGGGTFPNINAHRDFHYNTCPGQYGYAQMDNIRDIAADKYQEIESGTGGSSPSSSAPDGSTTQSSTSSASPEPTDTGTNEPAPEPGPAPGTPTALLSSIVNGDESVLTTLVGSLAALAITAALSDGELTGGSSQVGDVELIEGLTISDLTPIISTVISLSGDSEIEQAWNRINASAGPVLGSPRGGIATTGYLGGDAPVDYALFDRGIILDSEETGTNALWGAIADAWAGQGFDLGPLGLPLNEEYAAGDLVRVDFQGGYVTYDPATNQVDIQLN